Proteins found in one Thunnus maccoyii chromosome 5, fThuMac1.1, whole genome shotgun sequence genomic segment:
- the zmp:0000001167 gene encoding protein phosphatase 1 regulatory subunit 12A isoform X2, translating to MAATDHSRSEAAKQRRQDQLQRWLGSETDQTGSEAREMSSGSGTRRARVRFAQGAVFMAACSAGDREEVAALLRQGADINHANIDGLTALHQACIDENAEMVQFLVENGSDVNTGDNEGWTPLHAAASCGFIQIVKYLIEHNAQVGAVNSEGELPLDVATEDQMERLLKAEIKKQGIDVDKARKEEERIMLQDAMAVLAGSGTLTPHPNTKATALHVAAAKGYIEVLKVLLQCGVDVDSRDIDGWTSLHAAAHWGQEEVCTLLADNMCDMGAVNNVGQTPLDVADENLVDTLEELQKKQNALRTEKEKQTPVIETSPQISMVPVRTRSKEKICLHEREKHPPPALQSSPAEDEEEEGQTAQSQSQSQAKASSSSSSEEESESESDAESEKAKNREIINNLNNKRNTTSLLPTSMSTSTATSQAKKQESSKPPATEAPGSWRTSLRKAGSSVTLGSAGLTDSSQDSSRPPEPGLGMTRSASSPRLSTEADTKEPRLARVPPIPTRRLFSIPDSSPDNSNSWLSRSSSYTRRLHSQSGNDLTSSNPYLPHSSSYGKRLDDPTMTSASTGTSSTGLSRLNSVLAQRLPQEQTEKKDQSAVPTSNSQNTTTGEPETKQRRKSYLTPVRDEEAEAQRKARSRHARQSRRSTQGVTLTDLQEAEKTMNTMKMENKGREKEEEEKEKEKEAKPKKGEEGEVSWRSRIASLQKSDLLGLTQPAGTPRTQTSDRKDVEASTGESETERWARERRERRQARARRKAQRTGESDDNDPSGEEEFSGSRLDPQSDQHLRSRSHISCNDRTQGGGSETKDFKKLFEEVSRENSQLQSQLQDTQRIVNQTRLDLEKATQRQERFSDCSALLDLERKDRRMLERRMAELEEELKVLVDLRADNQRLKDENGALIRVISKLSK from the exons ATGGCGGCCACTGACCATTCCCGGTCCGAAGCTGCCAAACAGCGACGGCAGGATCAGCTGCAGCGATGGCTGGGTTCGGAGACGGATCAGACGGGGTCGGAGGCCCGGGAAATGTCGAGCGGTTCCGGGACGCGGCGGGCGAGAGTCCGGTTCGCCCAAGGAGCTGTGTTTATGGCCGCCTGCTCCGCCGGAGACCGGGAGGAGGTGGCGGCGCTGCTCCGGCAGGGAGCTGACATCAACCACGCCAACATAGACGGACTGACAGCGCTTCATCAG GCCTGCATCGACGAAAACGCTGAGATGGTGCAGTTTCTGGTGGAGAACGGGAGCGATGTCAACACGGGGGACAACGAGGGCTGGACTCCTCTGCACGCTGCAGCCTCCTGCGGCTTCATCCAGATCGTTAA GTACCTGATAGAGCACAACGCTCAAGTCGGGGCAGTGAACAGTGAAGGAGAGCTTCCTCTGGATGTGGCCACTGAAGACCAAATGGAGCGACTGCTCAAAGCTGAAATCAAAAAACAAG GAATAGACGTGGACAAGGCCcgaaaggaggaggagaggatcaTGCTTCAGGACGCCATGGCAGTGCTGGCAGGAAGTGGCACTCTCACACCTCACCCAAACACCAAGGCGACAGCTCTGCACGTCGCCGCTGCCAAGGGCTACATCGAAGTCCTGAA GGTGCTCTTGCAATGTGGGGTTGATGTGGACAGCAGGGACATCGATGGGTGGACGTCCCTGCACGCAGCAGCTCACTGGGGGCAAGAAGAAGTGTGCACCCTGCTTGCTGACAACATGTGCGACATGGGTGCCGTCAACAACGTG GGCCAAACACCTCTAGATGTTGCAGATGAGAACCTAGTGGACACTCTGGAGGAGCTACAGAAGAAACAGAACGCT CTACGCACCGAGAAGGAGAAACAGACTCCTGTTATTGAGACCAGCCCGCAAATTTCCATGGTACCGGTTCGCACACGCAG TAAGGAGAAAATCTGCCTTCATGAGCGGGAGAAGCATCCGCCTCCTGCCCTGCAGAGCAGCCCGGctgaggacgaggaggaggaaggccAGACGGCGCAGAGCCAGTCTCAAAGCCAGGCGAAAgcctccagcagctccagctcTGAGGAGGAGAGTGAATCTGAGAGTGACGCGGAGTCTG AGAAAGCAAAAAACCGAGAGATCATAAACAACTTGAACAACAAACGCAACACCACCAGCCTCCTTCCTACCTCCATGTCAACGAGTACTGCTACAAGCCAAGCTAAAAAG CAAGAATCAAGCAAGCCCCCAGCAACCGAGGCCCCGGGCTCCTGGAGAACGTCTCTGAGGAAGGCAGGCAGCTCAGTGACTCTGGGCTCAGCTGGACTGACTGACTCCAGCCAGGACTCCAGCAGGCCACCAGAGCCCGGTCTAGGCATGACCCGCTCTGCCTCCAGCCCCCGCCTCAGCACCGAGGCTGACACTAAG GAGCCAAGGCTCGCTCGGGTGCCGCCTATTCCAACACGGAGACTCTTCAGTATTCCAGACAGCAGCCCTGACAACTCCAACAG ttggCTAAGCCGTAGCTCCTCTTACACCCGGCGCCTTCATAGTCAATCAGGGAATGATCTCACTAGTTCCAACCCTTATTTGCCTCACAG CTCATCTTATGGAAAGAGACTGGATGACCCCACCATGACCTCAGCTAGCACAGGAACGAGCTCTACTGGACTCAGCCGCCTTAATAGTGTCTTGGCCCAGag ACTTCCTCAGgaacagacagagaagaaggacCAGTCTGCCGTCCCCACCTCCAACTCTCAGAACACGACTACAGGCGAACCGGAGACCAAGCAGAGACGCAA GTCCTATCTGACACCTGTGCGAGATGAGGAGGCAGAGGCACAAAGGAAAGCTCGCTCCCGGCACGCACGGCAGTCTCGTCGCTCCACTCAG GGGGTGACACTAACAGATCTTCAGGAGGCTGAGAAGACCATGAATACCATGAAGATGGAGAAcaaagggagagaaaaggaggaggaagagaaggaaaaagagaaggaagcAAAACCTAAGAAGGGAGAGGAAGGG GAAGTGAGCTGGAGGTCTCGTATTGCCAGTCTGCAGAAGTCAGACCTGCTGGGCCTCACGCAGCCCGCTGGCACCCCGCGGACTCAGACCTCTGACAGGAAAG atgttgagGCCAGCACAGGGGAGAGTGAGACAGAGCGATGGGCCCGGGAGCGCAGGGAGAGGAGACAAGCTCGGGCCAGAAGAAAGGCACAGAGGACCGGGGAG AGTGATGACAATGATCCCAGTGGAGAGGAAGAGTTCTCAGGCAGCAGGCTGGAtccacag TCAGACCAGCACTTGAGATCCAG gTCGCACATATCCTGTAACGACCGTACCCAAGGAGGAGGCTCCGAAACCAAGGACTTTAAGAAG ttgTTTGAGGAGGTGTCCAGAGAAAACAGCCAGCTCCAGTCTCAGCTGCAGGACACTCAGAGGATTGTCAATCAGACCAGGTTGGACCTGGAAAAGGCCACACAg AGACAGGAGCGCTTCAGTGACTGCTCAGCCCTGCTGGACCTGGAGAGAAAG GACCGGAGGATGTTGGAGCGGCGTATggcagagctggaggaggagctgaag GTTCTGGTTGACCTGAGAGCAGACAACCAGCGTCTTAAAGATGAAAATGGAGCACTGATCCGTGTCATCAGCAAACTCTCCAaatag
- the zmp:0000001167 gene encoding protein phosphatase 1 regulatory subunit 12A isoform X5 gives MAATDHSRSEAAKQRRQDQLQRWLGSETDQTGSEAREMSSGSGTRRARVRFAQGAVFMAACSAGDREEVAALLRQGADINHANIDGLTALHQACIDENAEMVQFLVENGSDVNTGDNEGWTPLHAAASCGFIQIVKYLIEHNAQVGAVNSEGELPLDVATEDQMERLLKAEIKKQGIDVDKARKEEERIMLQDAMAVLAGSGTLTPHPNTKATALHVAAAKGYIEVLKVLLQCGVDVDSRDIDGWTSLHAAAHWGQEEVCTLLADNMCDMGAVNNVGQTPLDVADENLVDTLEELQKKQNALRTEKEKQTPVIETSPQISMVPVRTRRTSISRMSSKEKICLHEREKHPPPALQSSPAEDEEEEGQTAQSQSQSQAKASSSSSSEEESESESDAESEKAKNREIINNLNNKRNTTSLLPTSMSTSTATSQAKKQESSKPPATEAPGSWRTSLRKAGSSVTLGSAGLTDSSQDSSRPPEPGLGMTRSASSPRLSTEADTKEPRLARVPPIPTRRLFSIPDSSPDNSNSSSYGKRLDDPTMTSASTGTSSTGLSRLNSVLAQRLPQEQTEKKDQSAVPTSNSQNTTTGEPETKQRRKSYLTPVRDEEAEAQRKARSRHARQSRRSTQGVTLTDLQEAEKTMNTMKMENKGREKEEEEKEKEKEAKPKKGEEGEVSWRSRIASLQKSDLLGLTQPAGTPRTQTSDRKDVEASTGESETERWARERRERRQARARRKAQRTGESDDNDPSGEEEFSGSRLDPQSDQHLRSRSHISCNDRTQGGGSETKDFKKLFEEVSRENSQLQSQLQDTQRIVNQTRLDLEKATQRQERFSDCSALLDLERKDRRMLERRMAELEEELKVLVDLRADNQRLKDENGALIRVISKLSK, from the exons ATGGCGGCCACTGACCATTCCCGGTCCGAAGCTGCCAAACAGCGACGGCAGGATCAGCTGCAGCGATGGCTGGGTTCGGAGACGGATCAGACGGGGTCGGAGGCCCGGGAAATGTCGAGCGGTTCCGGGACGCGGCGGGCGAGAGTCCGGTTCGCCCAAGGAGCTGTGTTTATGGCCGCCTGCTCCGCCGGAGACCGGGAGGAGGTGGCGGCGCTGCTCCGGCAGGGAGCTGACATCAACCACGCCAACATAGACGGACTGACAGCGCTTCATCAG GCCTGCATCGACGAAAACGCTGAGATGGTGCAGTTTCTGGTGGAGAACGGGAGCGATGTCAACACGGGGGACAACGAGGGCTGGACTCCTCTGCACGCTGCAGCCTCCTGCGGCTTCATCCAGATCGTTAA GTACCTGATAGAGCACAACGCTCAAGTCGGGGCAGTGAACAGTGAAGGAGAGCTTCCTCTGGATGTGGCCACTGAAGACCAAATGGAGCGACTGCTCAAAGCTGAAATCAAAAAACAAG GAATAGACGTGGACAAGGCCcgaaaggaggaggagaggatcaTGCTTCAGGACGCCATGGCAGTGCTGGCAGGAAGTGGCACTCTCACACCTCACCCAAACACCAAGGCGACAGCTCTGCACGTCGCCGCTGCCAAGGGCTACATCGAAGTCCTGAA GGTGCTCTTGCAATGTGGGGTTGATGTGGACAGCAGGGACATCGATGGGTGGACGTCCCTGCACGCAGCAGCTCACTGGGGGCAAGAAGAAGTGTGCACCCTGCTTGCTGACAACATGTGCGACATGGGTGCCGTCAACAACGTG GGCCAAACACCTCTAGATGTTGCAGATGAGAACCTAGTGGACACTCTGGAGGAGCTACAGAAGAAACAGAACGCT CTACGCACCGAGAAGGAGAAACAGACTCCTGTTATTGAGACCAGCCCGCAAATTTCCATGGTACCGGTTCGCACACGCAG GACTTCTATCTCTCGTATGAGCAGTAAGGAGAAAATCTGCCTTCATGAGCGGGAGAAGCATCCGCCTCCTGCCCTGCAGAGCAGCCCGGctgaggacgaggaggaggaaggccAGACGGCGCAGAGCCAGTCTCAAAGCCAGGCGAAAgcctccagcagctccagctcTGAGGAGGAGAGTGAATCTGAGAGTGACGCGGAGTCTG AGAAAGCAAAAAACCGAGAGATCATAAACAACTTGAACAACAAACGCAACACCACCAGCCTCCTTCCTACCTCCATGTCAACGAGTACTGCTACAAGCCAAGCTAAAAAG CAAGAATCAAGCAAGCCCCCAGCAACCGAGGCCCCGGGCTCCTGGAGAACGTCTCTGAGGAAGGCAGGCAGCTCAGTGACTCTGGGCTCAGCTGGACTGACTGACTCCAGCCAGGACTCCAGCAGGCCACCAGAGCCCGGTCTAGGCATGACCCGCTCTGCCTCCAGCCCCCGCCTCAGCACCGAGGCTGACACTAAG GAGCCAAGGCTCGCTCGGGTGCCGCCTATTCCAACACGGAGACTCTTCAGTATTCCAGACAGCAGCCCTGACAACTCCAACAG CTCATCTTATGGAAAGAGACTGGATGACCCCACCATGACCTCAGCTAGCACAGGAACGAGCTCTACTGGACTCAGCCGCCTTAATAGTGTCTTGGCCCAGag ACTTCCTCAGgaacagacagagaagaaggacCAGTCTGCCGTCCCCACCTCCAACTCTCAGAACACGACTACAGGCGAACCGGAGACCAAGCAGAGACGCAA GTCCTATCTGACACCTGTGCGAGATGAGGAGGCAGAGGCACAAAGGAAAGCTCGCTCCCGGCACGCACGGCAGTCTCGTCGCTCCACTCAG GGGGTGACACTAACAGATCTTCAGGAGGCTGAGAAGACCATGAATACCATGAAGATGGAGAAcaaagggagagaaaaggaggaggaagagaaggaaaaagagaaggaagcAAAACCTAAGAAGGGAGAGGAAGGG GAAGTGAGCTGGAGGTCTCGTATTGCCAGTCTGCAGAAGTCAGACCTGCTGGGCCTCACGCAGCCCGCTGGCACCCCGCGGACTCAGACCTCTGACAGGAAAG atgttgagGCCAGCACAGGGGAGAGTGAGACAGAGCGATGGGCCCGGGAGCGCAGGGAGAGGAGACAAGCTCGGGCCAGAAGAAAGGCACAGAGGACCGGGGAG AGTGATGACAATGATCCCAGTGGAGAGGAAGAGTTCTCAGGCAGCAGGCTGGAtccacag TCAGACCAGCACTTGAGATCCAG gTCGCACATATCCTGTAACGACCGTACCCAAGGAGGAGGCTCCGAAACCAAGGACTTTAAGAAG ttgTTTGAGGAGGTGTCCAGAGAAAACAGCCAGCTCCAGTCTCAGCTGCAGGACACTCAGAGGATTGTCAATCAGACCAGGTTGGACCTGGAAAAGGCCACACAg AGACAGGAGCGCTTCAGTGACTGCTCAGCCCTGCTGGACCTGGAGAGAAAG GACCGGAGGATGTTGGAGCGGCGTATggcagagctggaggaggagctgaag GTTCTGGTTGACCTGAGAGCAGACAACCAGCGTCTTAAAGATGAAAATGGAGCACTGATCCGTGTCATCAGCAAACTCTCCAaatag
- the zmp:0000001167 gene encoding protein phosphatase 1 regulatory subunit 12A isoform X3, whose amino-acid sequence MAATDHSRSEAAKQRRQDQLQRWLGSETDQTGSEAREMSSGSGTRRARVRFAQGAVFMAACSAGDREEVAALLRQGADINHANIDGLTALHQACIDENAEMVQFLVENGSDVNTGDNEGWTPLHAAASCGFIQIVKYLIEHNAQVGAVNSEGELPLDVATEDQMERLLKAEIKKQGIDVDKARKEEERIMLQDAMAVLAGSGTLTPHPNTKATALHVAAAKGYIEVLKVLLQCGVDVDSRDIDGWTSLHAAAHWGQEEVCTLLADNMCDMGAVNNVGQTPLDVADENLVDTLEELQKKQNALRTEKEKQTPVIETSPQISMVPVRTRRTSISRMSSKEKICLHEREKHPPPALQSSPAEDEEEEGQTAQSQSQSQAKASSSSSSEEESESESDAESEKAKNREIINNLNNKRNTTSLLPTSMSTSTATSQAKKQESSKPPATEAPGSWRTSLRKAGSSVTLGSAGLTDSSQDSSRPPEPGLGMTRSASSPRLSTEADTKEPRLARVPPIPTRRLFSIPDSSPDNSNSWLSRSSSYTRRLHSQSGNDLTSSNPYLPHSSSYGKRLDDPTMTSASTGTSSTGLSRLNSVLAQRLPQEQTEKKDQSAVPTSNSQNTTTGEPETKQRRKSYLTPVRDEEAEAQRKARSRHARQSRRSTQGVTLTDLQEAEKTMNTMKMENKGREKEEEEKEKEKEAKPKKGEEGEVSWRSRIASLQKSDLLGLTQPAGTPRTQTSDRKDVEASTGESETERWARERRERRQARARRKAQRTGESDDNDPSGEEEFSGSRLDPQSDQHLRSRSHISCNDRTQGGGSETKDFKKLFEEVSRENSQLQSQLQDTQRIVNQTRLDLEKATQRQERFSDCSALLDLERKVLVDLRADNQRLKDENGALIRVISKLSK is encoded by the exons ATGGCGGCCACTGACCATTCCCGGTCCGAAGCTGCCAAACAGCGACGGCAGGATCAGCTGCAGCGATGGCTGGGTTCGGAGACGGATCAGACGGGGTCGGAGGCCCGGGAAATGTCGAGCGGTTCCGGGACGCGGCGGGCGAGAGTCCGGTTCGCCCAAGGAGCTGTGTTTATGGCCGCCTGCTCCGCCGGAGACCGGGAGGAGGTGGCGGCGCTGCTCCGGCAGGGAGCTGACATCAACCACGCCAACATAGACGGACTGACAGCGCTTCATCAG GCCTGCATCGACGAAAACGCTGAGATGGTGCAGTTTCTGGTGGAGAACGGGAGCGATGTCAACACGGGGGACAACGAGGGCTGGACTCCTCTGCACGCTGCAGCCTCCTGCGGCTTCATCCAGATCGTTAA GTACCTGATAGAGCACAACGCTCAAGTCGGGGCAGTGAACAGTGAAGGAGAGCTTCCTCTGGATGTGGCCACTGAAGACCAAATGGAGCGACTGCTCAAAGCTGAAATCAAAAAACAAG GAATAGACGTGGACAAGGCCcgaaaggaggaggagaggatcaTGCTTCAGGACGCCATGGCAGTGCTGGCAGGAAGTGGCACTCTCACACCTCACCCAAACACCAAGGCGACAGCTCTGCACGTCGCCGCTGCCAAGGGCTACATCGAAGTCCTGAA GGTGCTCTTGCAATGTGGGGTTGATGTGGACAGCAGGGACATCGATGGGTGGACGTCCCTGCACGCAGCAGCTCACTGGGGGCAAGAAGAAGTGTGCACCCTGCTTGCTGACAACATGTGCGACATGGGTGCCGTCAACAACGTG GGCCAAACACCTCTAGATGTTGCAGATGAGAACCTAGTGGACACTCTGGAGGAGCTACAGAAGAAACAGAACGCT CTACGCACCGAGAAGGAGAAACAGACTCCTGTTATTGAGACCAGCCCGCAAATTTCCATGGTACCGGTTCGCACACGCAG GACTTCTATCTCTCGTATGAGCAGTAAGGAGAAAATCTGCCTTCATGAGCGGGAGAAGCATCCGCCTCCTGCCCTGCAGAGCAGCCCGGctgaggacgaggaggaggaaggccAGACGGCGCAGAGCCAGTCTCAAAGCCAGGCGAAAgcctccagcagctccagctcTGAGGAGGAGAGTGAATCTGAGAGTGACGCGGAGTCTG AGAAAGCAAAAAACCGAGAGATCATAAACAACTTGAACAACAAACGCAACACCACCAGCCTCCTTCCTACCTCCATGTCAACGAGTACTGCTACAAGCCAAGCTAAAAAG CAAGAATCAAGCAAGCCCCCAGCAACCGAGGCCCCGGGCTCCTGGAGAACGTCTCTGAGGAAGGCAGGCAGCTCAGTGACTCTGGGCTCAGCTGGACTGACTGACTCCAGCCAGGACTCCAGCAGGCCACCAGAGCCCGGTCTAGGCATGACCCGCTCTGCCTCCAGCCCCCGCCTCAGCACCGAGGCTGACACTAAG GAGCCAAGGCTCGCTCGGGTGCCGCCTATTCCAACACGGAGACTCTTCAGTATTCCAGACAGCAGCCCTGACAACTCCAACAG ttggCTAAGCCGTAGCTCCTCTTACACCCGGCGCCTTCATAGTCAATCAGGGAATGATCTCACTAGTTCCAACCCTTATTTGCCTCACAG CTCATCTTATGGAAAGAGACTGGATGACCCCACCATGACCTCAGCTAGCACAGGAACGAGCTCTACTGGACTCAGCCGCCTTAATAGTGTCTTGGCCCAGag ACTTCCTCAGgaacagacagagaagaaggacCAGTCTGCCGTCCCCACCTCCAACTCTCAGAACACGACTACAGGCGAACCGGAGACCAAGCAGAGACGCAA GTCCTATCTGACACCTGTGCGAGATGAGGAGGCAGAGGCACAAAGGAAAGCTCGCTCCCGGCACGCACGGCAGTCTCGTCGCTCCACTCAG GGGGTGACACTAACAGATCTTCAGGAGGCTGAGAAGACCATGAATACCATGAAGATGGAGAAcaaagggagagaaaaggaggaggaagagaaggaaaaagagaaggaagcAAAACCTAAGAAGGGAGAGGAAGGG GAAGTGAGCTGGAGGTCTCGTATTGCCAGTCTGCAGAAGTCAGACCTGCTGGGCCTCACGCAGCCCGCTGGCACCCCGCGGACTCAGACCTCTGACAGGAAAG atgttgagGCCAGCACAGGGGAGAGTGAGACAGAGCGATGGGCCCGGGAGCGCAGGGAGAGGAGACAAGCTCGGGCCAGAAGAAAGGCACAGAGGACCGGGGAG AGTGATGACAATGATCCCAGTGGAGAGGAAGAGTTCTCAGGCAGCAGGCTGGAtccacag TCAGACCAGCACTTGAGATCCAG gTCGCACATATCCTGTAACGACCGTACCCAAGGAGGAGGCTCCGAAACCAAGGACTTTAAGAAG ttgTTTGAGGAGGTGTCCAGAGAAAACAGCCAGCTCCAGTCTCAGCTGCAGGACACTCAGAGGATTGTCAATCAGACCAGGTTGGACCTGGAAAAGGCCACACAg AGACAGGAGCGCTTCAGTGACTGCTCAGCCCTGCTGGACCTGGAGAGAAAG GTTCTGGTTGACCTGAGAGCAGACAACCAGCGTCTTAAAGATGAAAATGGAGCACTGATCCGTGTCATCAGCAAACTCTCCAaatag
- the zmp:0000001167 gene encoding protein phosphatase 1 regulatory subunit 12A isoform X1: MAATDHSRSEAAKQRRQDQLQRWLGSETDQTGSEAREMSSGSGTRRARVRFAQGAVFMAACSAGDREEVAALLRQGADINHANIDGLTALHQACIDENAEMVQFLVENGSDVNTGDNEGWTPLHAAASCGFIQIVKYLIEHNAQVGAVNSEGELPLDVATEDQMERLLKAEIKKQGIDVDKARKEEERIMLQDAMAVLAGSGTLTPHPNTKATALHVAAAKGYIEVLKVLLQCGVDVDSRDIDGWTSLHAAAHWGQEEVCTLLADNMCDMGAVNNVGQTPLDVADENLVDTLEELQKKQNALRTEKEKQTPVIETSPQISMVPVRTRRTSISRMSSKEKICLHEREKHPPPALQSSPAEDEEEEGQTAQSQSQSQAKASSSSSSEEESESESDAESEKAKNREIINNLNNKRNTTSLLPTSMSTSTATSQAKKQESSKPPATEAPGSWRTSLRKAGSSVTLGSAGLTDSSQDSSRPPEPGLGMTRSASSPRLSTEADTKEPRLARVPPIPTRRLFSIPDSSPDNSNSWLSRSSSYTRRLHSQSGNDLTSSNPYLPHSSSYGKRLDDPTMTSASTGTSSTGLSRLNSVLAQRLPQEQTEKKDQSAVPTSNSQNTTTGEPETKQRRKSYLTPVRDEEAEAQRKARSRHARQSRRSTQGVTLTDLQEAEKTMNTMKMENKGREKEEEEKEKEKEAKPKKGEEGEVSWRSRIASLQKSDLLGLTQPAGTPRTQTSDRKDVEASTGESETERWARERRERRQARARRKAQRTGESDDNDPSGEEEFSGSRLDPQSDQHLRSRSHISCNDRTQGGGSETKDFKKLFEEVSRENSQLQSQLQDTQRIVNQTRLDLEKATQRQERFSDCSALLDLERKDRRMLERRMAELEEELKVLVDLRADNQRLKDENGALIRVISKLSK; the protein is encoded by the exons ATGGCGGCCACTGACCATTCCCGGTCCGAAGCTGCCAAACAGCGACGGCAGGATCAGCTGCAGCGATGGCTGGGTTCGGAGACGGATCAGACGGGGTCGGAGGCCCGGGAAATGTCGAGCGGTTCCGGGACGCGGCGGGCGAGAGTCCGGTTCGCCCAAGGAGCTGTGTTTATGGCCGCCTGCTCCGCCGGAGACCGGGAGGAGGTGGCGGCGCTGCTCCGGCAGGGAGCTGACATCAACCACGCCAACATAGACGGACTGACAGCGCTTCATCAG GCCTGCATCGACGAAAACGCTGAGATGGTGCAGTTTCTGGTGGAGAACGGGAGCGATGTCAACACGGGGGACAACGAGGGCTGGACTCCTCTGCACGCTGCAGCCTCCTGCGGCTTCATCCAGATCGTTAA GTACCTGATAGAGCACAACGCTCAAGTCGGGGCAGTGAACAGTGAAGGAGAGCTTCCTCTGGATGTGGCCACTGAAGACCAAATGGAGCGACTGCTCAAAGCTGAAATCAAAAAACAAG GAATAGACGTGGACAAGGCCcgaaaggaggaggagaggatcaTGCTTCAGGACGCCATGGCAGTGCTGGCAGGAAGTGGCACTCTCACACCTCACCCAAACACCAAGGCGACAGCTCTGCACGTCGCCGCTGCCAAGGGCTACATCGAAGTCCTGAA GGTGCTCTTGCAATGTGGGGTTGATGTGGACAGCAGGGACATCGATGGGTGGACGTCCCTGCACGCAGCAGCTCACTGGGGGCAAGAAGAAGTGTGCACCCTGCTTGCTGACAACATGTGCGACATGGGTGCCGTCAACAACGTG GGCCAAACACCTCTAGATGTTGCAGATGAGAACCTAGTGGACACTCTGGAGGAGCTACAGAAGAAACAGAACGCT CTACGCACCGAGAAGGAGAAACAGACTCCTGTTATTGAGACCAGCCCGCAAATTTCCATGGTACCGGTTCGCACACGCAG GACTTCTATCTCTCGTATGAGCAGTAAGGAGAAAATCTGCCTTCATGAGCGGGAGAAGCATCCGCCTCCTGCCCTGCAGAGCAGCCCGGctgaggacgaggaggaggaaggccAGACGGCGCAGAGCCAGTCTCAAAGCCAGGCGAAAgcctccagcagctccagctcTGAGGAGGAGAGTGAATCTGAGAGTGACGCGGAGTCTG AGAAAGCAAAAAACCGAGAGATCATAAACAACTTGAACAACAAACGCAACACCACCAGCCTCCTTCCTACCTCCATGTCAACGAGTACTGCTACAAGCCAAGCTAAAAAG CAAGAATCAAGCAAGCCCCCAGCAACCGAGGCCCCGGGCTCCTGGAGAACGTCTCTGAGGAAGGCAGGCAGCTCAGTGACTCTGGGCTCAGCTGGACTGACTGACTCCAGCCAGGACTCCAGCAGGCCACCAGAGCCCGGTCTAGGCATGACCCGCTCTGCCTCCAGCCCCCGCCTCAGCACCGAGGCTGACACTAAG GAGCCAAGGCTCGCTCGGGTGCCGCCTATTCCAACACGGAGACTCTTCAGTATTCCAGACAGCAGCCCTGACAACTCCAACAG ttggCTAAGCCGTAGCTCCTCTTACACCCGGCGCCTTCATAGTCAATCAGGGAATGATCTCACTAGTTCCAACCCTTATTTGCCTCACAG CTCATCTTATGGAAAGAGACTGGATGACCCCACCATGACCTCAGCTAGCACAGGAACGAGCTCTACTGGACTCAGCCGCCTTAATAGTGTCTTGGCCCAGag ACTTCCTCAGgaacagacagagaagaaggacCAGTCTGCCGTCCCCACCTCCAACTCTCAGAACACGACTACAGGCGAACCGGAGACCAAGCAGAGACGCAA GTCCTATCTGACACCTGTGCGAGATGAGGAGGCAGAGGCACAAAGGAAAGCTCGCTCCCGGCACGCACGGCAGTCTCGTCGCTCCACTCAG GGGGTGACACTAACAGATCTTCAGGAGGCTGAGAAGACCATGAATACCATGAAGATGGAGAAcaaagggagagaaaaggaggaggaagagaaggaaaaagagaaggaagcAAAACCTAAGAAGGGAGAGGAAGGG GAAGTGAGCTGGAGGTCTCGTATTGCCAGTCTGCAGAAGTCAGACCTGCTGGGCCTCACGCAGCCCGCTGGCACCCCGCGGACTCAGACCTCTGACAGGAAAG atgttgagGCCAGCACAGGGGAGAGTGAGACAGAGCGATGGGCCCGGGAGCGCAGGGAGAGGAGACAAGCTCGGGCCAGAAGAAAGGCACAGAGGACCGGGGAG AGTGATGACAATGATCCCAGTGGAGAGGAAGAGTTCTCAGGCAGCAGGCTGGAtccacag TCAGACCAGCACTTGAGATCCAG gTCGCACATATCCTGTAACGACCGTACCCAAGGAGGAGGCTCCGAAACCAAGGACTTTAAGAAG ttgTTTGAGGAGGTGTCCAGAGAAAACAGCCAGCTCCAGTCTCAGCTGCAGGACACTCAGAGGATTGTCAATCAGACCAGGTTGGACCTGGAAAAGGCCACACAg AGACAGGAGCGCTTCAGTGACTGCTCAGCCCTGCTGGACCTGGAGAGAAAG GACCGGAGGATGTTGGAGCGGCGTATggcagagctggaggaggagctgaag GTTCTGGTTGACCTGAGAGCAGACAACCAGCGTCTTAAAGATGAAAATGGAGCACTGATCCGTGTCATCAGCAAACTCTCCAaatag